A window of the Polaribacter sp. HaHaR_3_91 genome harbors these coding sequences:
- a CDS encoding alpha-L-fucosidase, whose protein sequence is MKKFTTIFFLTLSATFVFCQNNQFQKTIAPNWESMAKNYQVPEWFQDGKIGVWMHWGIPSSIDENRIEDGSHYGRRMYGDTDYDARNEPDRMRTVKLTKWHTERYGKPSEFGYEKFIKDFKAENFNANEIVKFVKECGARFIMPVATHHDNFDMYDSFFPWNSVKMGPKKDILREWKNAATKYDLKFGVSTHLYWSPRFFRTARKFQKEGTPEWEFFNMDYDSFEFASQDSWNQHWYKRSWDLIEKYDPDMFNNDSPYPTIKTGKGLGVKLFSDYLNRDLKENNGKQTTVLSFKDIKKNKAAFTYNLERGMFGEQQKYPWIWATDLSGSWFYRKNSFTKMSLDVLIGNAIDAISKNGVVMINIALKGDGTIPDNQIKMLSDFGAFVKINQDGIYNTRPWKIYGEGPLKIVTKRAGENLKKFSEKDIRITTKDGNLFAFVLAAPTEDVLIKTLHKGGVLQKKIKEIKLLGSDEKVTWQQEKEGLIIKNNFKKLPNQPAICFKIFLN, encoded by the coding sequence ATGAAGAAATTTACAACAATCTTTTTTTTAACATTAAGTGCAACTTTTGTTTTCTGTCAGAATAATCAGTTTCAAAAAACAATTGCTCCTAATTGGGAATCCATGGCAAAAAACTATCAGGTACCAGAATGGTTTCAAGATGGTAAAATTGGCGTTTGGATGCATTGGGGAATTCCTTCTTCTATTGATGAAAATAGAATAGAAGATGGATCGCATTATGGAAGAAGAATGTATGGTGATACAGATTACGATGCCAGAAACGAACCAGACAGAATGAGAACTGTAAAATTAACCAAATGGCATACAGAAAGATATGGGAAACCATCTGAATTTGGTTATGAAAAATTTATAAAAGACTTTAAAGCAGAAAACTTTAATGCCAATGAAATTGTAAAGTTTGTGAAAGAATGTGGCGCTCGTTTTATTATGCCAGTGGCAACGCATCATGATAATTTTGATATGTATGATTCTTTTTTTCCTTGGAACTCTGTTAAAATGGGCCCCAAAAAGGACATTCTTAGAGAATGGAAAAATGCTGCAACAAAATATGATTTAAAATTCGGAGTTTCAACTCATTTATATTGGTCTCCTCGTTTTTTTAGAACTGCAAGAAAATTTCAGAAAGAAGGTACTCCTGAATGGGAATTCTTTAACATGGATTATGATTCTTTCGAATTTGCTAGCCAAGATAGTTGGAACCAACATTGGTACAAACGTTCTTGGGATTTGATAGAGAAATATGATCCAGATATGTTTAATAACGATTCTCCTTATCCAACAATAAAAACCGGAAAAGGATTGGGTGTTAAATTATTTTCTGATTACTTAAATAGAGATTTAAAAGAGAATAACGGAAAACAAACAACCGTTTTATCTTTTAAAGATATAAAAAAGAATAAAGCGGCATTTACTTACAACTTAGAAAGAGGTATGTTTGGTGAACAACAAAAATATCCATGGATTTGGGCAACGGATTTATCTGGGAGTTGGTTTTATAGAAAGAATTCTTTTACCAAAATGTCTTTAGATGTATTAATAGGTAATGCTATTGATGCCATAAGTAAAAATGGTGTGGTTATGATTAACATTGCTTTAAAAGGCGATGGAACGATTCCTGATAATCAAATAAAAATGTTGTCTGATTTTGGTGCATTTGTAAAAATTAATCAAGATGGAATTTACAACACCAGACCTTGGAAAATTTATGGTGAAGGTCCTTTAAAAATAGTTACTAAAAGAGCCGGTGAGAATCTAAAAAAATTCTCTGAAAAAGACATTCGTATTACGACAAAAGATGGAAATCTTTTTGCTTTTGTTTTAGCAGCACCAACAGAAGATGTTTTAATTAAAACACTACATAAAGGTGGTGTTTTACAAAAGAAAATAAAAGAAATTAAATTATTAGGAAGTGATGAAAAAGTTACTTGGCAGCAAGAAAAA